A window of Hevea brasiliensis isolate MT/VB/25A 57/8 chromosome 14, ASM3005281v1, whole genome shotgun sequence contains these coding sequences:
- the LOC110670998 gene encoding TMV resistance protein N isoform X2: MKLSQEAITYAGGNPLALKVLGSHLFGMGIEEWEGELEKLKGQSLKKIQDVLKISYDGLERDEKEIFLDIACFFEGKRRDCVERILEACGFHPKGAIHRLIKKSLISISHECIEVHDLLRQMGKDIIIEECKQPGGRSRLWNYEDIDHVFTTNTGTESVEAIVLDPYSTIDYFKPSPTAFTKMCKLRMLIVNYEDFEGQVPLPNNLEFLPQELRYLEWDYYPWTFWPSNFCPKNLVELQISSSKLRQLWNGDEHLENLISLDLFGSEDLIRIPDLPKTAPNLEVLKLSYCRSLTEIPSLQNLSKLTQLWLNGCCEVTYCPELPCSIKFLTLEGTGIEQLPSSIEHLTQLDHLPLEGCKRLVSIPSGISELKCLITLVLGECSNLTSLPESIKQVSKLESLDLNGCERLKRLPDLPSSLKTLRPDLCCAPFPSPPLSISQSLHLLRQRR, from the exons ATGAAGCTATCACAGGAGGCAATAACCTATGCTGGTGGCAATCCATTAGCTCTTAAAGTTTTGGGATCTCATTTATTTGGTATGGGGATAGAAGAATGGGAAGGTGAGTTGGAAAAATTGAAAGGCCAATCTTTGAAGAAAATTCAAGACGTTTTGAAAATAAGTTATGATGGGCTAGAGAGGGATGAAAAGGAAATATTTCTTGATATTGCATGTTTCTTCGAGGGTAAAAGAAGAGATTGTGTAGAGAGAATATTAGAAGCATGTGGTTTCCATCCAAAAGGTGCAATACATCGCCTAATTAAAAAATCTCTCATAAGTATTTCACATGAGTGCATAGAAGTGCATGACTTGCTACGACAAATGGGCAAAGATATAATCATTGAGGAATGCAAACAGCCTGGAGGACGCAGTAGGTTGTGGAATTATGAAGATATTGATCATGTATTTACAACAAATACG ggaACTGAAAGTGTTGAAGCCATAGTTCTTGATCCGTATTCTACAATAGATTATTTCAAGCCAAGTCCCACGGCCTTCACGAAGATGTGCAAGCTTAGAATGCTCATAGTCAATTatgaagattttgaaggacaagtGCCCCTTCCTAACAACCTTGAATTTCTTCCACAAGAGCTAAGATATCTTGAATGGGATTATTACCCTTGGACATTTTGGCCATCAAATTTTTGCCCAAAGAATCTCGTAGAACTTCAAATAAGCAGTAGCAAACTCAGGCAACTATGGAATGGAGATGAG CATCTTGAAAATTTGATATCACTTGATCTCTTCGGCTCTGAAGACCTGATCAGGATTCCAGACTTACCTAAAACTGCCCCAAATCTTGAGGTtttaaagttgagttactgtcgTAGTCTGACTGAGATCCCATCTCTTCAAAATCTGAGCAAGCTTACTCAACTATGGTTAAACGGGTGCTGTGAAGTCACATATTGTCCGGAGCTTCCTTGTAGTATAAAGTTTCTAACTTTAGAGGGAACTGGAATAGAACAACTGCCCTCGTCAATTGAGCATCTGACTCAACTTGACCATTTGCCCTTGGAAGGATGTAAAAGACTCGTTAGTATTCCAAGCGGCATAAGCGAGTTGAAATGTCTTATAACACTCGTTCTCGGTGAATGCTCAAATTTAACGAGTCTTCCAGAAAGCATCAAACAAGTATCGAAGTTGGAATCTCTTGATTTAAATGGTTGCGAGAGACTTAAACGTTTACCAGACCTCCCATCATCCTTAAAAACATTAAG GCCGGATCTCTGCTGCGCTCCCTTTCCCTCCCCTCCGCTCTCCATTTCCCAATCTCTGCATCTCCTTCGGCAACGACGATGA
- the LOC110670998 gene encoding TMV resistance protein N isoform X1, which yields MKLSQEAITYAGGNPLALKVLGSHLFGMGIEEWEGELEKLKGQSLKKIQDVLKISYDGLERDEKEIFLDIACFFEGKRRDCVERILEACGFHPKGAIHRLIKKSLISISHECIEVHDLLRQMGKDIIIEECKQPGGRSRLWNYEDIDHVFTTNTGTESVEAIVLDPYSTIDYFKPSPTAFTKMCKLRMLIVNYEDFEGQVPLPNNLEFLPQELRYLEWDYYPWTFWPSNFCPKNLVELQISSSKLRQLWNGDEHLENLISLDLFGSEDLIRIPDLPKTAPNLEVLKLSYCRSLTEIPSLQNLSKLTQLWLNGCCEVTYCPELPCSIKFLTLEGTGIEQLPSSIEHLTQLDHLPLEGCKRLVSIPSGISELKCLITLVLGECSNLTSLPESIKQVSKLESLDLNGCERLKRLPDLPSSLKTLSASKCTSLKSASTSFLLEDHARGFFNSKLLQFDNCFTLEDKKKVIEDVIETHLLGQDVGLCVVGGEVPERMRYKNKIGSSLSFELDLRHLIAFSFCAIFHIQDYVQQSFTCRVDFIDESGHRHRYDFSHSLFLTTIDLYHQICFSSEHMSLWLDNKKFESVDEKCFVEASFYSKERVEIIKCGIHPIYSRKRSRNEEHQDDEEHQPAFQRLEEEKDNNIKRRRINYEEK from the exons ATGAAGCTATCACAGGAGGCAATAACCTATGCTGGTGGCAATCCATTAGCTCTTAAAGTTTTGGGATCTCATTTATTTGGTATGGGGATAGAAGAATGGGAAGGTGAGTTGGAAAAATTGAAAGGCCAATCTTTGAAGAAAATTCAAGACGTTTTGAAAATAAGTTATGATGGGCTAGAGAGGGATGAAAAGGAAATATTTCTTGATATTGCATGTTTCTTCGAGGGTAAAAGAAGAGATTGTGTAGAGAGAATATTAGAAGCATGTGGTTTCCATCCAAAAGGTGCAATACATCGCCTAATTAAAAAATCTCTCATAAGTATTTCACATGAGTGCATAGAAGTGCATGACTTGCTACGACAAATGGGCAAAGATATAATCATTGAGGAATGCAAACAGCCTGGAGGACGCAGTAGGTTGTGGAATTATGAAGATATTGATCATGTATTTACAACAAATACG ggaACTGAAAGTGTTGAAGCCATAGTTCTTGATCCGTATTCTACAATAGATTATTTCAAGCCAAGTCCCACGGCCTTCACGAAGATGTGCAAGCTTAGAATGCTCATAGTCAATTatgaagattttgaaggacaagtGCCCCTTCCTAACAACCTTGAATTTCTTCCACAAGAGCTAAGATATCTTGAATGGGATTATTACCCTTGGACATTTTGGCCATCAAATTTTTGCCCAAAGAATCTCGTAGAACTTCAAATAAGCAGTAGCAAACTCAGGCAACTATGGAATGGAGATGAG CATCTTGAAAATTTGATATCACTTGATCTCTTCGGCTCTGAAGACCTGATCAGGATTCCAGACTTACCTAAAACTGCCCCAAATCTTGAGGTtttaaagttgagttactgtcgTAGTCTGACTGAGATCCCATCTCTTCAAAATCTGAGCAAGCTTACTCAACTATGGTTAAACGGGTGCTGTGAAGTCACATATTGTCCGGAGCTTCCTTGTAGTATAAAGTTTCTAACTTTAGAGGGAACTGGAATAGAACAACTGCCCTCGTCAATTGAGCATCTGACTCAACTTGACCATTTGCCCTTGGAAGGATGTAAAAGACTCGTTAGTATTCCAAGCGGCATAAGCGAGTTGAAATGTCTTATAACACTCGTTCTCGGTGAATGCTCAAATTTAACGAGTCTTCCAGAAAGCATCAAACAAGTATCGAAGTTGGAATCTCTTGATTTAAATGGTTGCGAGAGACTTAAACGTTTACCAGACCTCCCATCATCCTTAAAAACATTAAGCGCATCAAAGTGCACCTCTCTGAAGTCAGCATCAACTTCATTCCTTCTCGAAGATCATGCTCGTGGATTTTTTAATTCGAAACTTCTTCAGTTTGATAATTGCTTCACTTTGGAGGATAAGAAGAAAGTTATTGAGGATGTTATTGAAACGCATCTGTTGGGTCAGGATGTTGGATTATGTGTGGTGGGAGGTGAAGTACCAGAAAGGATGAGATATAAGAATAAAATTGGATCCTCGCTTTCATTCGAACTTGACCTTCGTCACTTAATTGCCTTCTCTTTCTGCGCTATTTTTCATATCCAAGATTATGTTCAGCAATCTTTTACATGTAGAGTGGATTTCATAGACGAATCTGGACATAGGCATCGCTATGATTTCTCGCATAGCTTATTTTTAACAACCATAGATTTATACCATCAAATTTGCTTTTCATCAGAACACATGTCGCTTTGGCTCGATAATAAAAAATTCGAATCGGTTGATGAAAAGTGTTTTGTTGAGGCCTCATTTTACTCCAAGGAAAGAGTGGAGATAATTAAGTGTGGGATCCATCCTATATATAGTAGAAAGAGGAGCAGAAATGAAGAGCATCAGGATGACGAGGAACACCAACCAGCTTTTCAAAGATTGGAAGAAGAAAAGGATAACAACattaagagaagaagaataaattATGAGGAAAAATAA
- the LOC131172557 gene encoding uncharacterized protein LOC131172557 produces MLYDEFCIRNSTSTSFTLMYNSSYQSSSWPVRSLQLKWVLCRLFNYGVGIHLLESDRVLSKKGKINPKDNHISFQCSDMDLVVKKLEEKNIEYVTAVVEEGGITVDQLFFHDPDGYMVEICNCQNLPVLPLSSCPFKLPKANGSLTSSPTYYGKRSWEMACSGGVASLMMDNLVVDMMDISI; encoded by the exons ATGCTGTATGATGAATTTTGCATACGCAACTCAACTTCAACCTCATTTACCCTAATGTACAATTCCTCTTATCAGTCCTCCTCATGGCCTGTTAGAAGTTTACAACTGAAATGGGTGCTTTGCAGGTTGTTCAACTATGGTGTTGGGATCCATTTGCTTGAATCAGATAGAGTCTTATCAAAGAAaggtaaaataaatccaaaagatAACCACATTTCCTTCCAATGCTCAGACATGGATCTTGTTGTTAAAAAACTAGAGGAGAAGAACATTGAGTATGTGACAGCAGTTGTGGAAGAAGGTGGCATTACAGTTGATCAGCTCTTCTTCCATGACCCAGATGGCTACATGGTTGAGATCTGTAATTGTCAAAATCTCCCAGTTCTTCCCCTTTCTTCATGCCCTTTCAAGCTACCTAAAGCCAATGGAAGCCTTACATCATCACCAACATATTATG GGAAGAGAAGCTGGGAGATGGCTTGTTCCGGAGGTGTTGCGTCTCTGATGATGGATAACTTGGTGGTGGACATGATGGACATTTCGATCTAA